A region from the Triticum urartu cultivar G1812 chromosome 1, Tu2.1, whole genome shotgun sequence genome encodes:
- the LOC125520901 gene encoding uncharacterized protein LOC125520901 yields MLVDARGHAYFPSSIRSRVDREHQRLPTSLCIHAAGDNSNSMSCRRPRPAPSLPWLSLFLLFSLFLTTLSLQVLNHSAIDPARQENHCHGYPRLIVGNLGPHRANSISSSQDRGLLLAARQPWNSDACPEPSPCAGLAPSPRPLDLVCPAALPDPAARTLQHRHFLPHVVVSVSSETRAAAARSVQSGVDHVGRPSTPLPARLFHNPGQRPQGLGVSSFPAPWARSQFRPALFFFTISEFVLFPGITDLQKNP; encoded by the exons ATGCTCGTGGACGCCCGTGGCCATGCCTATTTTCCCTCCTCTATTCGATCCCGAGTGGATCGTGAGCACCAGCGCCTCCCCACCTCCTTGTGCATCCACGCCGCCGGCGACAACAGTAATAGCATGTCATGCCGCCGGCCTCGTCCCGCTCCTTCCCTTCCCTGGCTCTCTTTATTCcttcttttctctctctttctcaCCACTCTCTCTCTCCAGGTGCTCAACCACTCTGCTATCGACCCTGCTCGCCAGGAAAACCACTGCCATGGCTACCCGAGGCTCATCGTGGGTAATCTAGGACCTCACCGTGCCAACTCCATCTCTTCCTCGCAGGACCGGGGCCTGCTGCTCGCCG CTCGCCAGCCATGGAACTCGGATGCATGCCCCGAACCGTCTCCATGCGCAGGATTGGCTCCATCCCCAAGGCCGCTGGACCTCGTCTGCCCTGCTGCATTACCGGATCCGGCCGCCAGGACACTTCAGCACCGCCACTTCCTTCCTCATGTTGTTGTTTCTGTTTCTTCAGAAACGAGAGCAGCAGCAGCTCGCTCGGTTCAGTCTGGCGTTGACCACGTCGGCAGGCCCAGCACCCCCCTTCCAGCCCGCCTCTTCCACAACCCGGGCCAAAGGCCTCAAGGGCTCGGTGTGAGCAGCTTCCCCGCGCCCTGGGCCAGATCTCAGTTTCGGCCCGCTTTATTTTTTTTCACTATCAGCGAATTTGTTCTTTTCCCAGGAATTACGGATTTGCAGAAAAATCCCTAA